In the Taeniopygia guttata chromosome 12, bTaeGut7.mat, whole genome shotgun sequence genome, one interval contains:
- the LOC100232116 gene encoding T-cell surface glycoprotein CD1b-3-like — MQSPCCCLLSLLLHLFLLSGTWANLEGTFTIRLLQTTTFQNTSFVDMEGLGLLEDIELGSLDKHTWSIHFCQPWVRPALPRADWDTIENLIKIYLQQFNHLINEGAVQREVPYPFVVQCTAGCVLYPNRTSQAFGYVGYNGQDFLSFDTKNITWTLSQDTELSRYVQSFLQNYTAFTELLEILFNDTCVDDMEVLLHYGRAALERQELPLATVFARTPSLDQLLLVCHVTGFYPRPISVAWLRDGQEVPPGPALNTSTILPNADLTYQLRSVLAVAPRDGHSYVCRVRHRSLGTRSLLIPWGNSEVVLITGLMAGLLAAMAVAAMLVLWVWRQRKHQQMEESESRNSILSKEA, encoded by the exons ATGCAGTCCCCTTGCTGCTGtcttctctccctcctgctccatctcttcctcctctctggGACATGGGCAAACCTGGAGG GGACCTTCACTATCCGGCTGCTGCAGACCACCACCTTCCAAAACACCTCATTTGTGGACATGGAGGGGCTAGGCTTGCTAGAAGACATCGAACTTGGTTCTCTTGATAAACACACATGGTCCATCCACTTCTGCCAGCCCTGGGTACGCCCAGCCCTGCCCCGAGCTGACTGGGACACCATTGAAAACCTGATTAAGATTTATTTGCAACAGTTCAACCATCTGATCAATGAAGGGGCCGTGCAAAGGGAAGTCCCCT ACCCCTTTGTTGTTCAGTGCACGGCAGGCTGCGTGTTGTACCCCAACAGAACCTCCCAGGCCTTTGGCTATGTGGGTTACAATGGTCAGGATTTCCTCAGCTTCGACACAAAGAATATCACCTGGACCCTCTCCCAGGACACCGAGTTGTCACGGTATGTCCAGTCATTTCTCCAGAACTACACTGCCTTTACTGAACTGCTGGAAATTCTCTTCAATGATACTTGCGTCGATGACATGGAGGTGCTCCTGCACTATGGAAGGGCAGCTCTGGAGAGACAAG agctgcctctggcCACGGTCTTCGCCCGCACCCCCAGCCTAGAccagctgctgcttgtttgccATGTCACTGGCTTCTATCCCCGTCCCATCAGTGTGGCCTGGCTGCGGGATGGCCAAGAGGTGCCTCCAGGCCCAGCACTCAACACCAGCACCATCCTGCCCAACGCTGACCTCACCTACCAGCTCCGCAGCGTCCTGGCTGTGGCCCCCCGTGATGGGCACAGCTATGTCTGCCGTGTGCGCCATCGCAGCCTGGGCACCCGCAGCCTTCTCATCCCATGGG GGAACTCAGAAGTGGTGCTGATCACAGGTCTCATGGCTGGGCTGCTTGCTGCCATGGCTGTGGCTGCCATGTTGGTGCTTTGGGTGTGGAGACAAAG AAAGCACCAGCAGATGGAGGAATCAGAGTCCAGGAACTCCATCCTGAGCAAAGAAGCTTAG
- the MAJIN gene encoding membrane-anchored junction protein isoform X2, whose protein sequence is MSLKPFTFPLPETRFLHAGRHVYKFKIRYGNFNSSPILSLTESAAKELEEVIRVILGNLDDLHPFSTHHFTIFPYLSKWERVSKMKFKHENVHLMPYPYICTLYLELNSFQRSISCGKEVNKGSDELVRRRNEISETTAMKEAVKRRRVEVRDDTSCPESCIDSYAVRLKSSFRLSIFPAPGRSVSAVMRPALCLLSRQALLLLNCLGGFGFSWGATEC, encoded by the exons ATGTCATTGAAACCATTCACCTTTCCATTGCCCGAAACAAGATTTCTTCATGCTGGCAGGCATGTGTACAAATTTAAAATCCGGTATGGCAACTTCAACAG CTCTCCCATACTCAGCCTCACTGAAAGTGCTGCCAAGGAGTTGGAG GAAGTGATTCGAGTAATCCTTGGAAATCTTGATGATTTGCATCCATTTTCTACACACCATTTCACCATCTTTCCAT ATTTGAGTAAATGGGAGCGAGTATCAAAGATGAAATTCAAACATGAGAATGTCCATCTCATGCCTTATCCCTACATTTGTACATTGTATCTGGAATTGAACTCATTTCAGCGAAGCATATCTTGTG GTAAAGAAGTAAACAAGGGTAGTGATGAGCTT GTCAGGAGAAGAAATGAAATATCAGAAACTACTGCAATGAAAGAAGCAGTGAAGAGGAGAAGAGTGGAAGTCAGAGATGATACCTCATGCCCAGAGTCATGTATCGACAG ttacgCTGTTAGACTGAAGAGCTCATTCAGGCTGAGCAtcttccctgccccaggaagGAGTGTGTCTGCTGTAATGAGACCAGCTCTTTGTCTTCTTTCTAGACAAGCTCTTTTGCTCCTAAATTGTCttgggggatttgggttttcttggggTGCTACTGAGTGTTAA
- the LOC100217705 gene encoding antigen-presenting glycoprotein CD1d isoform X2 translates to MQPPHLLLFLFLPILLPGMWADSEEPQVIQYLLTSIFANISSAEVSCVALAGDIAILALDPDNWSIHFYWPWVSQAAAEDDGEKIMSQYKIALRNIIRFVHDGVQQTKQHYPLVVQLRAGCVLYPNTTSQSFLNVGWDGRDLTAFQVDKRGWEAQQPSQLAELASKSLNRNKSLRILLEYLLSVWICQSNFLTLKRYGKEILERQELPLATVFARTPSLDQLLLVCHVTGFYPRPISVAWLRDGQEVPPGPALNTSTILPNADLTYQLRSVLAVAPRDGHSYVCRVRHRSLGTRSLLIPWENRSAAPTISITIAVLLLVATAFAGGFWWWKCRKGNVATWETQEFII, encoded by the exons ATGCAGCcccctcacctcctcctcttcctctttctcccgaTCCTCCTCCCTGGGATGTGGGCAGACTCAGAGG AGCCACAGGTTATCCAGTACCTCCTGACTAGCATCTTTGCCAACATCAGCTCTGCTGAGGTGTCATGTGTGGCACTTGCAGGGGATATAGCCATCTTAGCACTGGATCCAGACAACTGGAGCATCCACTTCTACTGGCCCTGGgtcagccaggctgcagctgaagaCGATGGGGAAAAGATTATGTCCCAGTACAAAATTGCTTTGCGCAATATAATCCGATTTGTGCATGACGGAGTTCAGCAGACAAAACAGCACT ACCCATTGGTGGTTCAGCTCCGTGCAGGCTGTGTGCTGTACCCCAATACAACGAGCCAGAGCTTCCTGAATGTTGGCTGGGACGGCAGAGACCTCACAGCTTTTCAGGTAGATAAACGGGGCTGGGAAGCCCAGCAGCCATCCCAGCTGGCAGAACTGGCCAGCAAGAGCCTCAACAGGAATAAGTCTCTTAGAATACTCCTGGAGTATCTTCTCTCTGTCTGGATATGTCAGAGCAACTTCCTCACCCTGAAGAGGTATGGGAAGGAAATTCTAGAGAGACAAG agctgcctctggcCACGGTCTTCGCCCGCACCCCCAGCCTAGAccagctgctgcttgtttgccATGTCACTGGCTTCTATCCCCGTCCCATCAGTGTGGCCTGGCTGCGGGATGGCCAAGAGGTGCCTCCAGGCCCAGCACTCAACACCAGCACCATCCTGCCCAACGCTGACCTCACCTACCAGCTCCGCAGCGTCCTGGCTGTGGCCCCCCGTGATGGGCACAGCTATGTCTGCCGTGTGCGCCATCGCAGCCTGGGCACCCGCAGCCTTCTCATCCCATGGG AAAACCGCAGCGCAGCTCCAACCATCAGCATCACCATTGCGGTACTGCTTCTTGTGGCCACAGCCTTtgctgggggattttggtggtgGAAGTGCAG GAAAGGTAACGTGGCTACGTGGGAGACCCAGGAATTCATCATTTGA
- the LOC100217705 gene encoding antigen-presenting glycoprotein CD1d isoform X1: MQPPHLLLFLFLPILLPGMWADSEAEPQVIQYLLTSIFANISSAEVSCVALAGDIAILALDPDNWSIHFYWPWVSQAAAEDDGEKIMSQYKIALRNIIRFVHDGVQQTKQHYPLVVQLRAGCVLYPNTTSQSFLNVGWDGRDLTAFQVDKRGWEAQQPSQLAELASKSLNRNKSLRILLEYLLSVWICQSNFLTLKRYGKEILERQELPLATVFARTPSLDQLLLVCHVTGFYPRPISVAWLRDGQEVPPGPALNTSTILPNADLTYQLRSVLAVAPRDGHSYVCRVRHRSLGTRSLLIPWENRSAAPTISITIAVLLLVATAFAGGFWWWKCRKGNVATWETQEFII; encoded by the exons ATGCAGCcccctcacctcctcctcttcctctttctcccgaTCCTCCTCCCTGGGATGTGGGCAGACTCAGAGG CAGAGCCACAGGTTATCCAGTACCTCCTGACTAGCATCTTTGCCAACATCAGCTCTGCTGAGGTGTCATGTGTGGCACTTGCAGGGGATATAGCCATCTTAGCACTGGATCCAGACAACTGGAGCATCCACTTCTACTGGCCCTGGgtcagccaggctgcagctgaagaCGATGGGGAAAAGATTATGTCCCAGTACAAAATTGCTTTGCGCAATATAATCCGATTTGTGCATGACGGAGTTCAGCAGACAAAACAGCACT ACCCATTGGTGGTTCAGCTCCGTGCAGGCTGTGTGCTGTACCCCAATACAACGAGCCAGAGCTTCCTGAATGTTGGCTGGGACGGCAGAGACCTCACAGCTTTTCAGGTAGATAAACGGGGCTGGGAAGCCCAGCAGCCATCCCAGCTGGCAGAACTGGCCAGCAAGAGCCTCAACAGGAATAAGTCTCTTAGAATACTCCTGGAGTATCTTCTCTCTGTCTGGATATGTCAGAGCAACTTCCTCACCCTGAAGAGGTATGGGAAGGAAATTCTAGAGAGACAAG agctgcctctggcCACGGTCTTCGCCCGCACCCCCAGCCTAGAccagctgctgcttgtttgccATGTCACTGGCTTCTATCCCCGTCCCATCAGTGTGGCCTGGCTGCGGGATGGCCAAGAGGTGCCTCCAGGCCCAGCACTCAACACCAGCACCATCCTGCCCAACGCTGACCTCACCTACCAGCTCCGCAGCGTCCTGGCTGTGGCCCCCCGTGATGGGCACAGCTATGTCTGCCGTGTGCGCCATCGCAGCCTGGGCACCCGCAGCCTTCTCATCCCATGGG AAAACCGCAGCGCAGCTCCAACCATCAGCATCACCATTGCGGTACTGCTTCTTGTGGCCACAGCCTTtgctgggggattttggtggtgGAAGTGCAG GAAAGGTAACGTGGCTACGTGGGAGACCCAGGAATTCATCATTTGA
- the MAJIN gene encoding membrane-anchored junction protein isoform X1 encodes MSLKPFTFPLPETRFLHAGRHVYKFKIRYGNFNSSPILSLTESAAKELEEVIRVILGNLDDLHPFSTHHFTIFPYLSKWERVSKMKFKHENVHLMPYPYICTLYLELNSFQRSISCGKEVNKGSDELVRRRNEISETTAMKEAVKRRRVEVRDDTSCPESCIDRSGTDCVHHMSKAEQGFEKNSSKANELEFSPASFTKDCDQLSFWGPVEFALEQRRAASKAEGVVQLQQQMDQTGKKGNIKSEGRGLSQFWRSIIFSPLQHLFGGKN; translated from the exons ATGTCATTGAAACCATTCACCTTTCCATTGCCCGAAACAAGATTTCTTCATGCTGGCAGGCATGTGTACAAATTTAAAATCCGGTATGGCAACTTCAACAG CTCTCCCATACTCAGCCTCACTGAAAGTGCTGCCAAGGAGTTGGAG GAAGTGATTCGAGTAATCCTTGGAAATCTTGATGATTTGCATCCATTTTCTACACACCATTTCACCATCTTTCCAT ATTTGAGTAAATGGGAGCGAGTATCAAAGATGAAATTCAAACATGAGAATGTCCATCTCATGCCTTATCCCTACATTTGTACATTGTATCTGGAATTGAACTCATTTCAGCGAAGCATATCTTGTG GTAAAGAAGTAAACAAGGGTAGTGATGAGCTT GTCAGGAGAAGAAATGAAATATCAGAAACTACTGCAATGAAAGAAGCAGTGAAGAGGAGAAGAGTGGAAGTCAGAGATGATACCTCATGCCCAGAGTCATGTATCGACAG ATCTGGAACTGACTGTGTTCACCACATGAGTAAAGCAGAGCAAGGATTTGAAAAG AATTCCTCCAAAGCAAATGAGCTTGAGTTCAGCCCAGCATCCTTTACTAAAGACTGTGACCAACTTAGTTTCT GGGGGCCTGTGGAGTTCGCCCTTGAACAAAGAAGAGCAGCCAGTAAGGCCGAGGGTGtagtgcagctgcagcagcaaatggatcaaacaggaaagaaaggaaacataaagtcagaaggaagaggtcttTCACAGTTCTGGAGAAG CATCATCTTTTCGCCACTACAACATCTTTTTGGTGGAAAAAACTGA
- the LOC100217705 gene encoding T-cell surface glycoprotein CD1b-3 isoform X3, with amino-acid sequence MQPPHLLLFLFLPILLPGMWADSEGDIAILALDPDNWSIHFYWPWVSQAAAEDDGEKIMSQYKIALRNIIRFVHDGVQQTKQHYPLVVQLRAGCVLYPNTTSQSFLNVGWDGRDLTAFQVDKRGWEAQQPSQLAELASKSLNRNKSLRILLEYLLSVWICQSNFLTLKRYGKEILERQELPLATVFARTPSLDQLLLVCHVTGFYPRPISVAWLRDGQEVPPGPALNTSTILPNADLTYQLRSVLAVAPRDGHSYVCRVRHRSLGTRSLLIPWENRSAAPTISITIAVLLLVATAFAGGFWWWKCRKGNVATWETQEFII; translated from the exons ATGCAGCcccctcacctcctcctcttcctctttctcccgaTCCTCCTCCCTGGGATGTGGGCAGACTCAGAGG GGGATATAGCCATCTTAGCACTGGATCCAGACAACTGGAGCATCCACTTCTACTGGCCCTGGgtcagccaggctgcagctgaagaCGATGGGGAAAAGATTATGTCCCAGTACAAAATTGCTTTGCGCAATATAATCCGATTTGTGCATGACGGAGTTCAGCAGACAAAACAGCACT ACCCATTGGTGGTTCAGCTCCGTGCAGGCTGTGTGCTGTACCCCAATACAACGAGCCAGAGCTTCCTGAATGTTGGCTGGGACGGCAGAGACCTCACAGCTTTTCAGGTAGATAAACGGGGCTGGGAAGCCCAGCAGCCATCCCAGCTGGCAGAACTGGCCAGCAAGAGCCTCAACAGGAATAAGTCTCTTAGAATACTCCTGGAGTATCTTCTCTCTGTCTGGATATGTCAGAGCAACTTCCTCACCCTGAAGAGGTATGGGAAGGAAATTCTAGAGAGACAAG agctgcctctggcCACGGTCTTCGCCCGCACCCCCAGCCTAGAccagctgctgcttgtttgccATGTCACTGGCTTCTATCCCCGTCCCATCAGTGTGGCCTGGCTGCGGGATGGCCAAGAGGTGCCTCCAGGCCCAGCACTCAACACCAGCACCATCCTGCCCAACGCTGACCTCACCTACCAGCTCCGCAGCGTCCTGGCTGTGGCCCCCCGTGATGGGCACAGCTATGTCTGCCGTGTGCGCCATCGCAGCCTGGGCACCCGCAGCCTTCTCATCCCATGGG AAAACCGCAGCGCAGCTCCAACCATCAGCATCACCATTGCGGTACTGCTTCTTGTGGCCACAGCCTTtgctgggggattttggtggtgGAAGTGCAG GAAAGGTAACGTGGCTACGTGGGAGACCCAGGAATTCATCATTTGA